Proteins encoded in a region of the Pelmatolapia mariae isolate MD_Pm_ZW linkage group LG16_19, Pm_UMD_F_2, whole genome shotgun sequence genome:
- the parp4 gene encoding protein mono-ADP-ribosyltransferase PARP4 isoform X1, with translation MAVFDNCSVLFELKGLSFKEKKKVKSAVTDHGGNLSFVVNKQCSLVVTTDVSNLSSNRLRSIQKYHTPVVGVDYVYRCVERGVLLQVDEYKLDTSSASPGPLHRSSFKTAPLASLAPQQIGSKGWAQPMECVSGTQRAESPERSGNVLDRFRIYRETDSDLPSDQSDFQVAKYSIFEKVNSNSWCVLELQSFKGEEGRQYRVVRYWKDDLLCEKKAVRDKLVFLSTSEEALELIQALRDSLEASGLRKQSRFPPSAREMGSAPLQQLLLEEKLNTGSLSQEVGVFVELLWTEALGCLDNILRVSVDKLSLNDVSRAEGLLLQAQKKLTEGNHTEPMSLLEEFYTLLPHRQSSMFPSTKLISQKLDLCQLIRDVLNASEMTLRSPAPSTVGKYRALRCSVETVPPSSSEFQAVTDLLQDSRVQIQQIVCVGRGVELQTFKSELGNVKPLLHSSSPNNFVGILSRGLLLPRVGVEHHGIERTDFGKLGGGIYFSDSLSTSLKYSKASVTDGSRLLLVCDVALGRCREIYKTDILLKQAPDGYDSVRGVRRAPNTPSEFEDDEYVVYSPDQVKLKYVVQFSIQGDQLKDFTPAMNMSAELCLPCSAEELSLGDDMFESSKNPLEEVTAGLLDSTGQQLPLQAVHVKCKLMDLLSQVIIFQKYTNLSSVPIEAKYVFPLDDSAAVCGFEAFINGKHVVGQVKEKETARKEYKQAIEKGHGAYLMDQDAPDVFTISVGNLPPGATVLIKVTFVSELIVRDGTILFSLPGSVAPWQESAALNQTTQVTVEKVCVTDEAASVREFTLDLSAEMPYEISSLQCITHQIKMKKTDCKAVVSVLPGQIMGPDGFQLSIMLSDVHLPRMWVEKHPDKDSQACMLVFYPDFEVSSSSDADEVILLLDTSESMKGESLRSARRIALQILKSLDRSLRLNVVLFGTDHTEAFLTVTPLGEVYEEAQRFIKHSAPLGGGTELWRPLRALSLLPPSRGIRNLLLLSDGHIQNTELTLKLLRDNAQHSRLFTCGLSTMANRHVLRALAQAGGGAYEFFDTKTKHNWAEKVACQLKRMASPGCSSVSVKWQQFSPTSPPLQAPKQLHALFNDCHTLVYGFVPHCTQATLLGNLSGQELKTMVSTSELQKTKGTFLHKLTARALIRDYEDGNLDTSEAEHEGKKAELKSFIIELSKEFSILSQFTSFVAIEERDSEQPQPGFTDIPKLIAEEDVDFLPYINWISPEDDEDLIEEESSDEEECYSDLMEICGSLGPIPSPDYSPPAPPTTSFKEHASLYSISASPAPPPPPSSIKRASDDVRHLSFSASPAPSQPPPFMAPPPRLSSMHRALADVPQCLLSTPMVPSSCSLMEHVPEVVPQPPRPPSSSLSSFRRDYPCSTSIDSFSSDSQAVGHINIPLPGIYTARMRSFSCKSLTLDSRRSSLPIRGYSSAMENQLHSALDSVSDEPEQSSSEYVEGVSHMVPPAIEKYGSELKRGGFMSVKCKDREAARHPSFSPDSCSFGFKVREQLPETSAPSDLEHQPKPYLQMPLFGQAGKTLELKSGVFSVESFLPPKLYDLSTDGSLPDTAPAAVPSQMVVESDHTHEATSLSVARTPIGPSFGSAKFTSSGVHSKLGSSSFTYDGALGSTVVPVTSAPSDLEHQPKPHLQMPLFGQAGKTFELKSGVIPVKSFLPPKLYDLSTDGSLPDTAPAAVPSQMVVESDHTHEATSLFVAQTARDRGPSFGSAKFTSSGFRSPLVASGSSSSTYDGALGSTVFPVTSAPSDLEHQPKPDLCLPSERQAWKTACSKSDSCYESFLPPALSNNDVPVGPTMAPEMAAQFHYRGFTSSYGLPRVEICSASQPHHEPEGPSSAPQLPVRASVLQRRPVPASFSAGRQNLPTKSFLHHQSAVLNAAESPEALKLRWMKIFQMQHSEGYWELTTELGELINVNVDLFANVFLKNKGIHSLGVTAHADILRLVATLLVLQLMKANKLEEGKLLRTLFRLEEASQSRPERWQQVKKAVDWVCWADRQYPCVYSRLEFGLSWESATRQLLGYESLPPFSPLCGLDLQRTTAPVLVQ, from the exons ATGGCGGTGTTCGACAACTGCTCGGTGCTGTTCGAACTCAAAGGTTTGTCgttcaaggagaagaagaaagtgaAATCAGCAGTCACAGATCATGGAGGCAACCTTTCGTTTGTGGTCAACAAACAG TGCTCTTTGGTAGTGACAACCGATGTATCTAACCTAAGCTCCAACAGGCTGCGTAGCATTCAGAAATACCACACACCTGTGGTCGGGGTGGATTATGTGTACAGGTGTGTGGAGAGAGGAGTTCTCCTGCAGGTAGATGAATACAAGCTGGACACGTCCTCTGCCTCACCAGGTCCTCTTCATCGCTCTTCCTTCAAGACGGCTCCACTGGCTTCACTCGCACCTCAGCAGATAG GGTCAAAAGGCTGGGCCCAACCTATGGAGTGTGTCAGTGGGACTCAGAGGGCAGAGAGTCCTGAGAGGAGTGGGAATGTGCTGGACAGGTTCAG AATTTATAGAGAAACTGATTCGGATCTTCCGTCAGACCAAAGTGACTTTCAAGTGGCAAAGTATTCAATCTTTGAAAAG GTAAACAGCAACAGTTGGTGTGTGCTGGAGCTGCAGAGCTTCAAAGGGGAGGAGGGGCGGCAGTACCGTGTGGTCAGATACTGGAAGGATGATCTACTCTGTGAG AAGAAGGCCGTGAGGGACAAGCTGGTGTTTTTGTCCACCTCAGAGGAAGCTCTGGAGCTGATCCAGGCCCTGAGAGACAGCCTGGAGGCTTCAGGTCTCCGGAAGCAGAGCAGGTTTCCTCCTTCTGCCCGTGAGATGGGCTCTGCGCCCCTCCAGCAG CTGCTCCTGGAAGAGAAGCTCAACACAGGAAGCTTATCACAGGAAGTGGGTGTATTTGTGGAGCTGCTGTGGACTGAGGCGCTGGGCTGCCTCGACAACATCCTCAGAGTTTCAGTTGACAAGCTCAGCCTGAATGAT gTGAGCAGGGCAGAAGGCTTGTTGCTTCAGGCTCAGAAGAAGCTGACAGAGGGAAACCACACTGAGCCGATGAGTCTCCTGGAGGAGTTCTACACTCTGCTGCCACACAGACAATCCTCCATGTTTCCCAGCACCAAGCTCATCTCTCAGAAACTGGACCTCTGTCAG TTAATCCGAGATGTTCTGAATGCAAGCGAGATGACTCTGAGGAGCCCCGCCCCTTCCACTGTGGGGAAGTATCGAGCTCTGAGGTGCAGCGTTGAGACGGTTCCCCCCAGTAGCTCCGAGTTTCAGGCTGTGACCGATCTCCTGCAGGACAG CAGGGTGCAGATCCAGCAGATTGTGTGTGTCGGCCGAGGGGTGGAGCTTCAGACCTTTAAGAGCGAGCTGGGGAATGTTAAGCCACTCCTCCATTCCTCCAGTCCCAACAACTTTGTGGGAATCCTGTCTCG TGGCCTGCTGTTGCCCCGTGTGGGAGTCGAGCACCACGGGATAGAAAGAACGGACTTCGGCAAACTGGGCGGTGGGATCTACTTTAGTGATTCCCTGAG CACCAGTCTGAAATACTCCAAGGCCAGCGTGACGGACGGCTCccggttgttgttggtgtgtgatGTTGCGTTGGGACGTTGCAGGGAGATCTACAAGACGGACATCCTGCTGAAGCAGGCTCCCGATGGATACGACAGCGTGCGCGGAGTCCGCCGCGCTCCAAACACTCCCTCTGAGTTTGAG GATGATGAGTATGTGGTATACAGTCCTGATCAGGTGAAACTCAAGTATGTGGTTCAGTTCAGCATCCAAGGAGACCAGCTGAAGGACTTCACTCCTGCCATGAACATGTCAGCTGAGCTCTGTCTTCCTTGTTCTGCTGAAG aGCTCAGTTTAGGCGATGATATGTTTGAAAGCAGTAAAAACCCTCTGGAAGAGGTGACCGCCGGACTGTTGGACAGCACTGGtcagcagctccctctgcaggcCGTTCATGTGAAGTGTAAACTGATGGATCTGCTTTCTCAG GTCATCATCTTCCAGAAATACACAAATCTGAGCTCAGTGCCCATTGAGGCAAAGTATGTTTTCCCTCTAGATGATTCAGCTGCAGTGTGTGGGTTCGAAGCTTTCATCAACGGGAAGCATGTCGTGGGACAG GTGAAGGAGAAAGAAACAGCTCGCAAGGAGTACAAACAGGCTATTGAGAAAGGACATGGAGCTTATCTCATGGACCAGGATGCACCT GATGTGTTCACCATCAGTGTGGGTAACCTGCCCCCTGGTGCAACTGTCCTCATCAAAGTGACCTTTGTCTCCGAGCTGATTGTCAGGGACGGCACAATTCTCTTCTCCCTGCCCGGCAGCGTGGCTCCGTGGCAGGAGAGTGCAGCCCTCAACCAGACCACACAG GTCACTGTGGAGAAGGTGTGCGTAACTGATGAAGCTGCGAGTGTCAG AGAGTTCACCTTGGACCTGTCAGCTGAAATGCCCTATGAGATCTCCAGCCTGCAATGTATCACTCACCAAATCAAGATGAAG AAAACCGACTGTAAGGCAGTGGTGAGTGTGCTGCCAGGACAGATCATGGGTCCAGATGGATTCCAGCTGTCCATCATGCTGTCTGACGTCCACCTGCCCAGGATGTGGGTGGAGAAACACCCTGACAAGGACAGCCAG GCCTGCATGTTGGTTTTCTATCCAGACTTTGAGGTCAGCTCCAGTTCAGATGCAGATGAAGTCATCCTGCTGTTGGACACATCCGAGTCCATGAAGGGAGAGTCTCTCCGCTCGGCCCGCAGAATTGCCCTGCAGATTCTCAAAAGCCTGGATCGCAGCCTGAGACTCAATGTGGTTTTGTTTGGAACAG ATCACACAGAAGCTTTCCTAACAGTGACGCCACTTGGTGAAGTTTATGAAGAAGCCCAGAGATTCATCAAG CACTCGGCTCCATTAGGGGGAGGCACTGAGCTGTGGCGTCCCCTGCGAGCGCTCAGCTTGCTGCCTCCATCGCGCGGCATCAggaacctgctgctgctgtcggacggccacatccagaacaccgaGCTCACCTTGAAGCTGCTCAGAGACAATGCTCAGCACAGTCGCCTCTTCACCTGTGGCCTCAG CACGATGGCCAACCGACACGTGCTGAGAGCCCTGGCTCAAGCAGGGGGCGGAGCCTATGAGTTCTTCgacacaaaaaccaaacacaactGGGCAGAGAAG gTGGCCTGTCAGCTGAAGCGTATGGCATCTCCTGGCTGCAGTTCAGTATCTGTCAAGTGGCAGCAGTTCAGCCCAACAAGTCCACCTCTGCAGGCTCCCAAGCAGCTGCACGCTCTGTTCAATGACTGTCACACTCTGGTTTATGGCTTTGTGCCACACTGTACTCAG GCTACTCTCCTGGGAAATCTGAGTGGTCAGGAGCTCAAAACAATGGTGTCAACCAGCGAGCTGCAGAAAACAAAGGGCACA TTTCTTCACAAGCTCACCGCGAGGGCCCTCATCAGGGATTATGAAGACGGGAACCTGGACACCAGTGAAGCTGAACACGAG GGTAAGAAAGCAGAGTTGAAGTCCTTCATCATCGAGCTAAGCAAAGAATTTTCCATCCTGTCTCAGTTTACCAGCTTTGTGGCCATTGAGGAACGG GACTCAGAGCAACCACAGCCTGGTTTTACAGACATCCCCAAGTTGATTGCAGAGGAAGATGTGGACTTCCTTCCCTACATTAACTGGATTTCTCCCGAGGATGATGAAGACCTAATAGAGGAAGAGTCTTCG GACGAGGAAGAGTGCTACTCTGATCTTATGGAGATTTGTGGCTCTCTTGGTCCAATCCCG AGTCCCGACTACTCTCCTCCAGCTCCACCTACAACTTCTTTTAAGGAGCATGCTTCACTATATTCAATTTCTGCATCCCCGGCTCCCCCTCCACCTCCTTCTTCTATAAAGCGTGCTTCAGACGATGTTCGCCACCTTTCTTTTTCTGCATCCCCGGCTCCATCTCAGCCTCCTCCTTTTATGGCTCCCCCTCCCCGTCTTTCTTCTATGCACCGCGCTTTAGCGGATGTTCCACAATGTTTACTTTCTACACCCATGGTTCCCTCTTCTTGTTCCCTTATGGAGCATGTTCCAGAGGTTGTTCCACAACCCCCTCGACCCCCCTCATCCAGCCTTTCTTCATTTCGTCGTGATTATCCTTGTAGTACTTCCATAGATTCGTTTTCATCAGACAGTCAGGCAGTGGGGCACATCAATATTCCACTTCCAGGGATCTATACGGCTCGGATGAGATCCTTTTCATGTAAGAGTCTCACACTGGACAGCAGGAGATCATCACTCCCAATTCGTGGTTACTCTTCAGCAATGGAAAATCAGTTGCACAGTGCACTTGATTCTGTGTCTGATGAGCCAGAACAGAGTTCATCTGAATATGTTGAAGGCGTTTCTCACATGGTTCCACCTGCTATAGAAAAGTATGGCTCTGAGCTTAAGAGAGGAGGCTTTATGTCTGTAAAATGCAAAGACAGAGAAGCAGCCAGACATCCGTCTTTCAGCCCAGATTCTTGTAGTTTTGGCTTTAAAGTTAGAGAACAACTTCCTGAGACGTCAGCTCCATCGGATTTAGAGCACCAACCAAAACCTTACCTCCAAATGCCATTATTTGGTCAGGCAGGGAAAACACTCGAGTTAAAGAGTGGAGTCTTTTCTGTGGAGTCCTTTTTACCTCCCAAATTGTACGACCTCAGCACAGATGGGAGTCTGCCTGACACTGCTCCTGCAGCAGTACCGTCTCAGATGGTTGTTGAATCTGATCACACACATGAAGCAACTTCTCTGTCTGTTGCGCGGACTCCCATAGGGCCGTCTTTTGGGTCAGCTAAGTTTACTTCCAGTGGCGTTCACTCTAAATTAGGTAGCTCAAGCTTCACCTATGATGGTGCTCTGGGTTCTACAGTGGTTCCTGTGACGTCAGCTCCATCAGATTTAGAGCACCAACCAAAACCTCACCTCCAAATGCCATTATTTGGTCAGGCAGGGAAAACATTCGAGTTAAAGAGTGGAGTCATTCCTGTGAAGTCCTTTTTACCTCCCAAATTGTACGACCTCAGCACAGATGGGAGTCTTCCTGACACTGCTCCTGCAGCAGTACCGTCTCAGATGGTTGTTGAATCTGATCACACACATGAAGCAACTTCTCTGTTTGTTGCACAGACTGCCAGAGACAGAGGGCCGTCTTTTGGGTCAGCTAAGTTTACTTCCAGTGGCTTTCGCTCTCCATTAGTGGCTTCTGGTAGCTCAAGCTCCACCTATGATGGTGCTCTGGGTTCTACAGTTTTTCCTGTGACGTCAGCTCCATCAGATTTAGAGCACCAACCAAAACCTGACTTGTGCTTACCATCAGAAAGGCAGGCATGGAAAACAGCCTGCAGCAAAAGTGACTCTTGTTATGAGTCCTTTTTACCTCCCGCCCTTTCCAACAATGATGTTCCTGTAGGCCCTACAATGGCTCCTGAGATGGCCGCTCAGTTTCATTACAGAGGATTTACTTCCTCTTATGGTTTACCCAGAGTTGAAATTTGCAGTGCATCACAACCTCACCATGAACCTGAAGGTCCGAGCAGTGCACCACAACTTCCTGTAAGAGCAAGTGTTCTACAAAGAAGGCCTGTCCCAGCATCTTTCAGCGCTGGCCGTCAGAATCTCCCAACTAAATCTTTCCTGCATCATCAGTCAGCTGT ACTGAATGCAGCAGAATCTCCTGAAGCGCTGAAGCTCAGATGGATGAAGATCTTCCAGATGCAACATTCA GAAGGGTACTGGGAACTAACCACAGAACTGGGGGAACTAATTAATGTCAATGTGGACCTGTTTGCCAACGTGTTCCTGAAGAACAAAGGCATCCATTCTCTCG GCGTGACAGCCCACGCAGACATCCTGAGGCTGGTGGCAACTCTTCTGGTTCTGCAGCTGATGAAAGCAAACAAATTGGAAGAAGGCAAACTGCTCCGCACCCTGTTTCGCCTGGAAGAAGCTTCTCAGTCCAG GCCTGAACGATGGCAGCAGGTGAAGAAGGCGGTGGACTGGGTTTGCTGGGCTGACCGACAGTACCCCTGTGTCTATAGTCGGCTAGAGTTTGGTTTGAGCTGGGAGTCCGCCACCCGTCAGCTACTGGGTTATGAAAGCCTCCCTCCCTTCTCGCCTCTCTGTGGTCTGGATCTACAGAGGACAACGGCCCCAGTACTGGTCCAGTGA